CTGCCGGCAGGGTGAGCTGGATATCATCTGTACCCGGGGAAAAACGATTATTTTTGTTGAGGTCAAGACCAGGTCCCAGGACAGCCCGGGACACGCAGACGAGGCCCTGGGCTACAGTCAGAGATTGAAGCTTCTGCGAACCGCCAGCCACTACCTGTGCAGTACCGGCCAGTGGGCAAAGCAGTGCAGGTTTGATTTTATTTCTGTGACCGCAGGATCTGAAATCAGAATAAATCATGTCAAAAACGCCATTGAATTCAGCCTTATGGGTGGTGGCAACACCCCTTGGCAACCTTGGTGACATCTCATCCAGAGCAGTGTCTGTCCTGAAGAAGGCTGAAGTTATTCTGGCGGAAGACACCAGAAGGGCCGGTCGCCTGCTTCAGGGGCTGGACATTTCCGGAAAACGTCTCTTAAGTCTGCACGAACATAACGAGGATCAGCGGATCAGCCAGGTGGTCAAAAACG
This genomic window from Desulfonatronovibrio hydrogenovorans DSM 9292 contains:
- a CDS encoding YraN family protein; translated protein: MADQRISLGRFGEEVAGSYLSEKGYQVLERNWRCRQGELDIICTRGKTIIFVEVKTRSQDSPGHADEALGYSQRLKLLRTASHYLCSTGQWAKQCRFDFISVTAGSEIRINHVKNAIEFSLMGGGNTPWQPW